A single region of the Tepidisphaeraceae bacterium genome encodes:
- a CDS encoding response regulator, with product MNSNGHNILIVDDSATTRAVIKRTLQMAEVPLQQIYEAPNGKAALEVLSCVRVDLVLADLHMPQMTGVEMASAIHANPETTGIPVIVVSAEPNVERLERLTSEAGIRGYVRKPFTPEQIAVAVRDVLQGATNHA from the coding sequence ATGAACAGCAACGGACACAACATCCTCATCGTCGATGACTCGGCCACCACGCGGGCGGTCATCAAGCGAACGCTGCAGATGGCCGAGGTGCCCCTTCAGCAGATCTACGAGGCCCCCAACGGTAAGGCGGCGCTCGAGGTGCTGTCGTGCGTGCGGGTCGACCTCGTGCTGGCCGACCTGCACATGCCGCAGATGACCGGCGTGGAGATGGCCAGCGCCATCCACGCCAACCCGGAGACCACCGGCATCCCGGTGATCGTCGTCTCGGCCGAGCCGAACGTGGAACGGTTGGAACGACTGACCAGCGAGGCGGGCATTCGCGGGTACGTCCGCAAGCCCTTCACGCCCGAACAGATCGCCGTCGCCGTGCGCGACGTGCTTCAGGGAGCGACGAACCATGCTTGA
- a CDS encoding chemotaxis response regulator protein-glutamate methylesterase — protein sequence MIADARTTSPIATAARPIRVLIVDDSAVVRQMLSRELAREKSIEVVGTAPDPYIARDKIVELNPDVLTLDVEMPRMDGITFLGKLMRSRPMPVIVLSSLTQQGTQTAIEALAAGAVDIVGKPGGSFTVGDLGPILIEKIKHASVAKVRQVVAPPPRSAAHGASSMTCTTDKVFAIGASTGGVQALTEVLTAFPPSAPGTVIVQHMPAKFTASFAQRLNDICNVEVKEAADGDTVMPGRVLLAPGGLHMLLRRSGARYYVEVKDGPDVHHQRPSVEILFNSVAKVAGANAIGAILTGMGADGAQGLLNMRNAGARTIAQDQATCVVFGMPGEAVKLGAPERVLPLGEIARTMIRLVNDN from the coding sequence ATGATCGCCGACGCACGCACAACCTCGCCCATCGCCACCGCGGCGCGACCGATCCGCGTGCTGATCGTCGACGACTCGGCCGTCGTGCGGCAGATGCTGTCGCGCGAGCTGGCGCGCGAAAAGTCCATCGAGGTGGTCGGCACCGCGCCCGACCCCTACATCGCTCGCGATAAGATCGTGGAGCTGAACCCGGACGTGCTCACGCTCGACGTCGAGATGCCGCGTATGGACGGCATCACGTTCCTCGGCAAGCTAATGCGATCGCGGCCGATGCCGGTCATCGTGCTTAGCTCGCTGACGCAGCAAGGCACCCAGACCGCAATCGAGGCCTTGGCCGCCGGCGCGGTTGATATCGTCGGGAAACCGGGCGGCTCATTCACCGTGGGCGATCTTGGGCCGATACTGATCGAGAAGATCAAGCACGCGTCGGTCGCGAAGGTGCGACAGGTCGTCGCCCCACCGCCACGAAGCGCGGCCCATGGCGCGTCGAGCATGACGTGCACGACCGATAAGGTGTTCGCGATCGGCGCATCCACCGGTGGCGTGCAGGCGTTAACGGAAGTGCTGACCGCGTTTCCACCATCGGCGCCGGGCACGGTGATCGTGCAGCACATGCCGGCCAAGTTCACCGCGTCGTTCGCGCAGCGCCTGAATGACATCTGCAACGTCGAGGTGAAGGAAGCCGCCGACGGTGACACCGTGATGCCCGGCCGCGTGCTGCTGGCGCCCGGTGGGCTGCACATGCTGCTGCGGCGCTCCGGCGCACGCTACTACGTGGAAGTGAAGGACGGGCCCGACGTGCACCACCAGCGGCCCAGCGTCGAGATCCTGTTCAACTCGGTCGCCAAGGTGGCCGGCGCGAACGCGATCGGAGCAATTCTGACCGGCATGGGTGCCGACGGTGCGCAGGGCCTGCTGAACATGCGCAACGCCGGGGCGCGAACGATCGCGCAGGACCAGGCGACGTGCGTCGTCTTCGGCATGCCCGGCGAGGCCGTGAAGCTGGGCGCGCCCGAGCGGGTGCTGCCGCTGGGCGAGATTGCAAGGACGATGATTCGCCTGGTGAACGACAACTAG
- a CDS encoding chemotaxis protein CheX has protein sequence MSTATPAAPVLNPKLIIPFVNSVRQVFSTMVSVPTTVKPPHLKGSAGPSYDVSGIIGFSGDVVGSVVVSFEKSAAVKLVAAFAGMEIAVDSPDFADAIGELANMIAGSAKKDLGAAASISVPNVIIGAGHTVARLSDVPCIVIPCTTPVGDFAVEVNVKQTVKPA, from the coding sequence ATGTCAACTGCAACGCCGGCGGCGCCGGTCCTCAACCCGAAGTTGATCATCCCGTTCGTCAACTCGGTGCGTCAGGTCTTCAGCACGATGGTGTCGGTCCCCACGACCGTGAAGCCCCCGCACCTCAAGGGCAGCGCCGGCCCGTCGTACGACGTGTCGGGCATCATCGGCTTCTCGGGCGACGTGGTCGGCTCGGTGGTCGTCAGCTTCGAGAAGTCGGCCGCCGTCAAACTCGTCGCCGCCTTTGCCGGCATGGAGATCGCCGTCGACAGCCCCGACTTTGCCGACGCGATCGGTGAGCTGGCCAACATGATCGCCGGCAGCGCCAAGAAGGACCTCGGCGCCGCCGCCAGCATCAGCGTGCCCAACGTGATCATCGGCGCCGGCCACACGGTGGCGCGCCTGAGCGACGTGCCGTGCATCGTCATCCCCTGCACCACCCCGGTCGGCGACTTCGCCGTCGAGGTCAACGTGAAGCAGACGGTCAAGCCTGCTTAA
- a CDS encoding response regulator, with amino-acid sequence MKILLVDDSRTMRNIQKKVLDTLGGVEFGEAGDGLEALTAIAAAGKFDLILVDWNMPNMDGHTLVKKIRETDKATPLIMVTTESEKQRVIDAIKAGVNNYVIKPFTPDALMDKVKQTLSKLAVAAAAAA; translated from the coding sequence ATGAAGATCCTACTGGTCGACGACTCGCGCACGATGCGCAACATTCAGAAGAAGGTCCTGGACACCCTTGGCGGCGTCGAGTTCGGTGAGGCCGGCGACGGCCTTGAAGCCCTGACCGCCATCGCGGCGGCCGGAAAGTTCGACCTCATCCTGGTCGACTGGAACATGCCGAACATGGACGGTCACACGCTCGTGAAAAAGATCCGCGAGACCGACAAGGCCACCCCGCTCATCATGGTGACCACCGAGAGCGAGAAGCAGCGCGTGATCGACGCGATCAAGGCCGGCGTGAACAACTACGTGATCAAGCCCTTTACGCCCGACGCGCTGATGGACAAGGTCAAGCAGACGCTCAGCAAGCTCGCCGTCGCCGCCGCCGCCGCCGCCTAA
- a CDS encoding FapA family protein, translating into MTMYPTHPNHGPTDPSAGAIFTCPALQGLARMVELLPAPVSVGAHAQVVPVTLDQNVARVRLDGATASPANMLALAGSGVTVFDDGLSLRASRAGRLSVDQHGRLSVVPMLEVDGHVTPSSGPVDFEGDVLVRGDVRDNAHLRCGGTLWVTGCIEAAHLDVARDICVADGISGNNKACCSAGGNISAKHISHGNVRAGGDVTVDGTVSGSQVDCDGRLIVNRGSVVSSRVTAVGGLRCSVLGAPADGHTVIEVGNDHRLAAQAQQTIREIQQQRFKAAELRRSAEPLLRFRKHLTPTLQTQMSDLLHQAAKLDVRSAEGMEWLRVAYERMTNSAAHAIEVTQRVHGRLTLLFPRVSCRVLRERPGPIRIETRRIDGLEQVVMLDAGGEIVQVLEAQPVVNDALDAVHQATVVQTPQAA; encoded by the coding sequence ATGACGATGTACCCAACGCACCCCAACCACGGTCCGACCGACCCATCGGCGGGCGCCATCTTCACCTGCCCGGCCCTGCAAGGGCTGGCGCGGATGGTGGAACTGCTGCCGGCGCCCGTGAGCGTGGGTGCCCACGCACAGGTCGTGCCCGTGACGCTCGACCAGAACGTTGCGCGCGTGCGACTGGACGGCGCAACGGCATCCCCGGCCAACATGCTGGCACTGGCGGGATCGGGGGTCACGGTGTTCGATGACGGCCTGTCGCTGCGCGCGTCGCGTGCAGGTCGGTTAAGCGTCGATCAGCACGGCAGGTTGAGCGTCGTGCCCATGCTCGAGGTCGACGGTCACGTCACGCCGTCCAGTGGCCCTGTCGATTTCGAGGGTGACGTGCTGGTGCGCGGCGACGTGCGCGACAACGCGCACCTTCGCTGCGGTGGCACGCTCTGGGTAACCGGCTGCATCGAGGCGGCGCACCTGGACGTTGCGCGCGACATCTGCGTGGCCGACGGCATCTCGGGCAACAACAAGGCCTGCTGCAGCGCCGGTGGCAACATCTCGGCCAAGCACATCAGCCACGGCAACGTGCGCGCCGGTGGCGACGTGACGGTCGACGGCACGGTGTCGGGCAGCCAGGTCGACTGCGACGGCCGACTGATCGTGAATCGCGGGTCGGTCGTCTCCAGCCGCGTGACCGCGGTGGGGGGACTGCGATGTTCCGTGCTGGGCGCGCCGGCCGATGGGCACACGGTGATCGAGGTGGGCAACGACCACCGACTGGCGGCCCAGGCGCAGCAGACGATCCGTGAGATTCAACAGCAACGCTTCAAGGCGGCCGAATTGCGCCGCTCGGCCGAGCCGTTGCTGCGGTTTCGCAAGCACCTGACGCCCACGCTGCAGACGCAAATGTCCGACCTGCTGCACCAAGCTGCGAAATTGGACGTCCGCAGCGCCGAAGGCATGGAATGGCTTCGCGTCGCGTACGAACGCATGACGAACTCGGCCGCACACGCGATCGAGGTCACCCAGCGGGTGCATGGGCGGTTGACGCTGCTGTTCCCGCGCGTCTCGTGCCGCGTGCTGCGCGAGCGGCCGGGGCCGATTCGAATCGAGACCCGTCGGATCGATGGGCTGGAACAGGTGGTGATGCTCGACGCCGGTGGAGAGATCGTGCAGGTGCTTGAAGCGCAGCCGGTCGTCAACGACGCGTTGGACGCCGTGCATCAGGCCACGGTGGTGCAGACGCCGCAGGCCGCGTAG
- a CDS encoding chemotaxis protein CheX: MKAEHINIFIEATGHVIKTMVHVPITLGTPRLRRDDDRLHKLYKVSAIIELSGKIRGLFVLNLSAPVALALATGISGTPQTAIDADTLDAIAEIANMIAGSAKQKLSTGAGGPLSMTVPTLLNTGDVVYPQALPFIAIPFDCPNGRFLIEVGLRPAADVLSTAA, from the coding sequence TTGAAGGCCGAACACATCAACATCTTCATCGAGGCGACCGGCCACGTCATCAAGACGATGGTGCACGTGCCGATCACGCTGGGCACGCCCCGCCTGCGCCGCGACGACGACCGGCTGCATAAACTGTACAAGGTGTCGGCAATCATCGAACTGTCGGGCAAGATCCGCGGGTTGTTCGTGCTGAACCTGTCGGCGCCGGTGGCGCTGGCACTGGCGACGGGCATCAGTGGCACCCCCCAGACCGCGATCGATGCCGACACGCTCGATGCGATCGCCGAGATCGCCAACATGATCGCCGGCAGCGCCAAGCAGAAGCTGTCGACCGGCGCCGGTGGCCCGCTGAGCATGACGGTCCCCACGCTGCTGAACACCGGCGACGTCGTCTACCCCCAGGCGCTGCCGTTCATCGCCATTCCGTTCGATTGCCCCAACGGCCGCTTCCTGATCGAGGTCGGCCTGCGCCCCGCCGCCGACGTGCTGTCGACGGCAGCGTAG
- a CDS encoding PAS domain-containing protein gives MLSLLTAPLALSMGPSELTVLLATVLVCLGVVRWWDRWVAQERSHRRSATVTPPSATVPSAPAPAESIAGRELERLRAAMSGIANGVVVADSKGNLIDWNPAALRLHGYASIDEVRHHVAHFVDTFVLAEPGGRVLSVPEWPIPRMIRGEHVDNVELLVRRTDTQQEWFINYTGAIVRSPLGEIELLVLTLQDTTEARRAAKALRESEERFRQLADAMPQIVWTAGGDGQIDYYNRRGLELIGEPNASSSRWDALFHPDDVAPTHAIWSESMRTGNAFEHEYRLQDARSGEFRWWLGRAVPVTDDERNIVRWIGTSTDIHELKLAGDAIRNGSTLLRTLIEGIIDPVYIKDVDGRYLLVNAALASAMNRTPEEIVGNDDITLLGPEVGGIVRNSDRRVLASEGTQTYEETVTTNGRTFHFLETKSPHRDAGGRVVGLIGISRDISAHKQSEERWHEQQAQLAHLERVRTVGQMASGLAHELNQPLGAIANYTEACRVLLERGNLSAPQLADALAAVVSETARAGEIIRRLRSFVKKQRPHGQPVDINATVRDSASIMSYDLRTAGVQPQWQLDCTLGPVLADHVQIEQVLINLMRNAIDAMRDNETPERRLIVRTACNGQGKVRVSISDNGSGVPADQLPRIFDAFYTTKSNGMGIGLALCRTIIEEHGGEIAAERNPDRGMTFSFTLRPTRPVTDVQQEAV, from the coding sequence ATGCTCAGCCTGCTGACCGCACCACTGGCGCTCTCGATGGGCCCGTCTGAACTGACGGTCCTGCTGGCCACGGTGCTCGTATGCCTTGGGGTGGTTCGATGGTGGGACCGGTGGGTTGCGCAGGAACGTTCTCACCGGCGCAGCGCGACGGTTACGCCGCCATCGGCCACCGTACCCTCGGCCCCGGCGCCGGCGGAATCGATCGCCGGCCGGGAGCTGGAACGGCTGCGCGCCGCCATGTCGGGCATCGCCAACGGGGTCGTGGTCGCCGACAGCAAGGGGAACCTGATCGACTGGAACCCCGCGGCGCTGCGGTTGCACGGCTACGCGTCGATCGACGAGGTGCGGCATCACGTGGCCCACTTCGTCGACACGTTCGTGTTGGCCGAGCCGGGCGGTCGGGTCCTCAGCGTCCCCGAATGGCCAATCCCTCGCATGATTCGAGGCGAGCACGTCGATAACGTCGAGTTGCTGGTGCGGCGCACCGACACCCAACAGGAATGGTTCATCAACTACACCGGCGCCATCGTGCGCAGCCCATTGGGCGAGATCGAGTTGCTCGTGCTGACGCTGCAGGACACCACCGAGGCGCGCCGCGCCGCCAAGGCGCTTCGCGAGAGCGAGGAGCGCTTTCGGCAGTTGGCCGACGCGATGCCCCAGATCGTCTGGACGGCCGGCGGCGATGGTCAGATCGACTACTACAACCGCCGCGGGCTCGAGTTGATCGGTGAGCCGAACGCCAGCAGTAGCCGCTGGGACGCGTTGTTTCACCCGGACGACGTCGCGCCAACGCATGCGATCTGGAGCGAGTCGATGCGCACGGGCAATGCGTTCGAGCACGAGTACCGCCTGCAGGACGCTCGCAGCGGTGAGTTCCGCTGGTGGTTGGGCCGTGCGGTGCCAGTGACGGACGACGAGCGCAACATCGTCCGCTGGATCGGCACCAGCACCGACATTCACGAACTGAAGCTCGCGGGCGATGCCATTCGTAACGGCTCGACACTGCTGCGCACGCTGATCGAGGGCATTATCGATCCCGTCTACATCAAGGATGTGGACGGCCGGTACCTGCTGGTGAACGCCGCCCTGGCCAGCGCGATGAACCGCACGCCAGAGGAGATCGTCGGCAACGACGACATCACGCTGCTCGGCCCGGAGGTCGGTGGGATCGTGCGCAACAGCGACCGGCGCGTGCTGGCGTCGGAGGGCACGCAGACGTACGAGGAGACGGTCACGACGAACGGCCGGACCTTCCACTTCCTGGAGACGAAATCCCCCCACCGCGACGCCGGCGGGCGCGTCGTGGGGTTGATCGGCATCTCGCGCGACATCTCGGCTCACAAACAGTCGGAAGAGCGATGGCACGAGCAGCAGGCGCAGCTGGCCCATCTGGAACGCGTACGCACGGTCGGCCAGATGGCGTCGGGCCTCGCGCACGAGCTGAACCAGCCGCTGGGCGCAATTGCGAACTACACCGAGGCCTGCCGCGTACTGCTTGAGCGTGGCAACCTCAGTGCACCACAACTGGCCGACGCGCTGGCGGCCGTGGTGTCGGAAACCGCGCGGGCAGGCGAGATCATCCGCCGGTTGCGCAGCTTCGTGAAGAAGCAACGGCCGCACGGCCAACCGGTGGACATCAACGCGACCGTTCGCGATTCGGCCAGCATCATGTCCTACGACCTGCGTACCGCAGGCGTGCAACCGCAGTGGCAGTTGGATTGCACGCTCGGTCCGGTGTTGGCCGACCACGTGCAGATCGAGCAGGTGTTGATCAACCTGATGCGCAACGCGATCGACGCGATGCGCGACAACGAGACGCCGGAACGACGGCTGATCGTCCGGACGGCGTGCAACGGCCAAGGGAAGGTGCGCGTGTCTATATCGGACAACGGCAGCGGGGTGCCGGCCGACCAACTGCCACGCATCTTCGACGCGTTTTACACGACCAAGTCCAACGGTATGGGCATCGGGCTGGCCCTGTGCCGAACCATCATCGAAGAGCACGGTGGTGAGATCGCCGCCGAGCGCAACCCCGACCGTGGCATGACCTTCTCGTTCACCCTGCGACCCACGCGCCCGGTGACCGACGTTCAGCAGGAGGCTGTATGA